From a region of the Flavobacterium sediminilitoris genome:
- a CDS encoding aspartyl/asparaginyl beta-hydroxylase domain-containing protein, translated as MENLIRFIKFPITFNIERLQKDVQKILSKKWINHYNTNDYTGNWSSISLYSEGGKSENINAYNKGTEKVTYTEIIESCDYFKEIIDQFLFEKTTVRLLRLAVGGEIKPHVDNCLGYEDNCFRIHIPIITNKDVIFILDNQRLIMNEGECWYINANFTHSVVNHGKEDRIHLVIDGIRNEWTDELFFKEANEQQFLKPEKKMSDNEKELIIEELKRMNSNTANELISKIQNK; from the coding sequence ATGGAAAATCTAATTCGATTTATAAAATTCCCCATTACATTTAATATTGAACGTTTACAAAAGGATGTTCAAAAAATACTAAGTAAAAAATGGATTAATCATTATAACACAAATGATTATACTGGAAATTGGTCCTCTATTTCTTTATATTCTGAAGGAGGAAAATCGGAAAATATTAATGCATATAATAAGGGAACAGAAAAAGTAACTTATACTGAAATAATTGAATCTTGTGATTACTTTAAAGAAATAATAGATCAATTTTTATTTGAAAAAACTACCGTTAGGCTATTAAGATTGGCTGTTGGTGGTGAAATAAAACCACATGTAGACAATTGTTTAGGATATGAAGACAACTGCTTTAGAATTCATATTCCAATTATTACAAATAAAGATGTTATTTTTATTTTAGACAACCAAAGACTTATAATGAACGAAGGAGAATGTTGGTATATAAATGCCAATTTCACTCATTCTGTTGTTAATCATGGAAAAGAAGACAGAATCCATTTAGTAATTGACGGAATAAGAAATGAATGGACAGATGAGTTATTCTTTAAAGAAGCTAATGAACAACAATTTTTAAAACCTGAGAAGAAAATGAGTGATAATGAAAAAGAATTAATTATTGAAGAATTAAAGAGAATGAACTCAAATACTGCAAATGAATTAATTTCTAAGATCCAAAACAAATAG
- a CDS encoding DUF7935 family protein has product MDGTKIIELASYTLPALITGGVAYFLFHSFFKNEENRRRFELLKENQKQALPIRLQAYERIVLLLERINPTQLLLRVSPISNDKNDYATLLIHTIQTEFEHNLTQQVYLTSATWDIINKAKNSTIQLIRQTSIEEDVLNAEKLREAILISLTENEAPSAIAISYLKEELKTVF; this is encoded by the coding sequence ATGGACGGTACAAAAATTATTGAATTAGCTTCTTATACTCTACCAGCATTGATTACAGGTGGTGTTGCTTATTTTTTATTTCATTCTTTTTTTAAAAATGAAGAAAACAGAAGACGTTTTGAACTTTTAAAAGAAAATCAAAAACAAGCATTACCTATACGATTACAAGCTTATGAGCGTATTGTTTTGTTATTGGAGAGAATAAATCCTACTCAATTGCTATTACGTGTTTCTCCCATAAGTAATGATAAAAATGACTATGCTACATTATTAATTCATACTATTCAAACGGAATTTGAACATAATTTAACGCAACAAGTGTATTTGACTAGTGCAACTTGGGATATTATTAATAAAGCAAAAAATTCTACCATTCAGTTAATTCGTCAAACATCTATTGAAGAAGATGTGCTTAATGCAGAAAAATTGCGTGAAGCTATTTTAATTAGTTTGACCGAGAATGAAGCACCTAGCGCAATTGCTATAAGCTATTTAAAAGAGGAATTAAAAACAGTTTTTTAA
- a CDS encoding ATP-dependent helicase, with translation MQHIISQLNEAQQAPVIQKDGPMIVIAGAGSGKTRVLTVRIANLMSQGVDAFNILALTFTNKAAREMKKRIADIVGNNEAKNLWMGTFHSVFAKILRIEAEKLGYPTNFSIYDTQDSVRLIGSIIKEMQLDKDVYKPKQVLGRISSYKNSLITVKAYFNNQDLQEADAMSKKPRMGEIYQQYVERCFKSGAMDFDDLLLKTNELLNRFPDVLAKYQDRFRYILVDEYQDTNHSQYLIVRALSDRFQNICVVGDDAQSIYAFRGANINNILNFQKDYDNVKMYRLEQNYRSSKNIVEAANNVIDKNKTKLDKVVWTANDDGPKIKVHRSLTDGEEGRFVASTIFEQKMQNQLPNGSFAVLYRTNAQSRSIEDALRKRDIPYRIYGGLSFYQRKEIKDVLAYLRLVINPKDEEALIRVINYPARGIGNTTIEKLTVAANHYKRSIFEVMEHIDKIDLKLNSGTKTKLQDFVTMIKSFQIINENQDAFYLTEHVTKKTGLVQELKKDGTPEGITRIENIEELLNGIKDFTEGQKEIDGARGALAEFLEDVALATDLDKDTGDDDRVALMTIHLAKGLEFQHVFIVGLEEDLFPSGMSMNTRSELEEERRLFYVALTRAEHQAYLTYAQSRYRWGKLVDSEPSRFIEEIDDNYLEYLNPVDNGNYRYKPLMDIDVFGDIDKSKLRLAKPIASKPPAYLKTEENNKPNIRKLKPVSGIKTQSAPNLFDSKLVAGNIVMHERFGKGEIISIEGVGADRKAEIRFDVGGLKKLLLKFAKLEVIG, from the coding sequence ATGCAACATATAATTTCCCAACTTAACGAGGCACAACAAGCACCAGTAATACAAAAAGACGGTCCTATGATTGTAATTGCAGGTGCAGGTTCTGGTAAAACAAGAGTGCTAACTGTGCGAATTGCTAACCTTATGAGTCAAGGTGTAGATGCTTTTAATATACTAGCTTTAACATTTACAAACAAAGCAGCACGTGAAATGAAAAAACGTATTGCAGATATTGTAGGAAATAATGAAGCTAAAAATCTTTGGATGGGAACATTTCACTCAGTATTTGCTAAAATTTTGCGTATTGAAGCTGAAAAATTAGGTTATCCTACAAATTTTTCTATTTATGACACTCAAGATTCTGTGAGATTAATAGGCTCTATTATAAAAGAAATGCAATTAGATAAAGATGTATATAAGCCAAAACAAGTATTAGGCAGAATATCATCTTATAAAAATTCATTGATTACAGTAAAGGCTTATTTTAATAATCAAGATTTACAAGAAGCAGATGCTATGAGTAAAAAACCTCGAATGGGGGAAATTTATCAACAATATGTAGAACGTTGCTTTAAATCAGGAGCAATGGATTTTGATGATTTATTATTAAAAACAAATGAATTATTAAATCGCTTTCCAGATGTATTGGCAAAATATCAAGATCGTTTTCGTTACATATTAGTAGATGAGTACCAAGATACAAACCACTCGCAATATTTAATTGTTCGTGCGTTATCAGATAGATTTCAGAATATTTGTGTAGTAGGAGATGATGCACAAAGTATTTACGCTTTTCGTGGAGCAAACATTAATAATATTTTGAATTTCCAGAAAGATTACGATAATGTTAAAATGTATCGTTTGGAACAAAATTATCGTTCGTCAAAAAACATTGTAGAAGCAGCAAATAATGTAATTGATAAAAATAAAACAAAACTAGATAAAGTAGTTTGGACAGCAAATGACGATGGACCAAAAATAAAAGTACATAGAAGTTTAACAGATGGAGAAGAAGGTCGATTTGTAGCCTCTACTATTTTTGAACAAAAAATGCAAAATCAATTACCAAATGGAAGTTTTGCTGTTTTATATCGTACAAATGCTCAGTCACGCTCTATAGAGGATGCTTTGCGTAAACGCGATATTCCATATAGAATTTATGGTGGTTTATCTTTCTATCAACGTAAAGAAATAAAAGATGTATTAGCATATCTTCGATTAGTTATAAATCCTAAAGATGAAGAAGCATTAATAAGAGTAATAAATTATCCTGCTCGTGGAATAGGAAATACAACTATTGAAAAATTAACTGTTGCTGCTAATCATTATAAACGTTCCATTTTTGAAGTAATGGAACATATTGATAAAATTGATTTAAAACTAAACTCAGGAACTAAAACAAAATTGCAAGATTTTGTAACCATGATCAAGAGTTTTCAAATTATCAATGAAAACCAAGATGCTTTTTACTTAACAGAACATGTTACAAAAAAAACAGGTTTAGTTCAAGAGCTAAAAAAAGACGGAACACCAGAAGGTATTACTCGTATTGAAAATATTGAAGAATTATTAAATGGTATAAAAGACTTTACTGAAGGACAGAAAGAAATTGATGGAGCTCGTGGAGCATTAGCCGAATTCTTAGAAGATGTTGCTTTAGCAACTGATTTAGATAAAGATACAGGCGACGATGATAGAGTAGCGCTTATGACTATTCACTTAGCCAAAGGATTAGAGTTTCAGCATGTCTTTATTGTAGGTTTAGAAGAAGACTTATTTCCAAGTGGAATGAGTATGAATACAAGAAGTGAATTAGAAGAAGAACGACGCTTATTTTATGTAGCTTTAACAAGAGCTGAACATCAAGCTTATTTAACTTATGCGCAATCTAGATATCGATGGGGAAAATTAGTAGATAGCGAGCCATCTCGTTTTATTGAAGAAATAGATGATAATTATTTAGAATATTTAAATCCAGTAGATAACGGAAATTATCGCTATAAACCTTTAATGGATATTGATGTTTTTGGCGATATAGATAAATCTAAATTGCGATTAGCAAAACCTATTGCGAGTAAACCACCTGCTTATTTAAAAACAGAAGAAAATAATAAACCTAATATTCGTAAATTAAAACCTGTCTCTGGAATAAAAACGCAAAGTGCTCCTAATTTGTTTGATAGTAAATTAGTTGCTGGAAATATTGTAATGCATGAGCGTTTTGGAAAAGGAGAAATCATAAGCATAGAAGGAGTAGGAGCAGATAGAAAAGCAGAAATTAGATTTGATGTTGGCGGTTTAAAAAAGCTATTGTTAAAATTTGCTAAGTTAGAAGTAATAGGATAA
- a CDS encoding LytR/AlgR family response regulator transcription factor, producing MKKIKCIILDDEPLAVDLLKNYADKQLQLEVVLATTDVFEVIEQLQKQTVDLIFIDIQMPELSGIQLMQMFNKDNYFIITTAYADYALESYDYRVIDYLLKPISFDKFHKSIQKFTNFVILETMENNHLFVKVDGRQIKINPKEIILIEGLSDYIRIHLLNERLIVLDNLKDFIHKLPLNEFMRVHKSYIIQLDKIKSIDGNMIYHDLGTTPIGETYKHKIKKWIGNKE from the coding sequence ATGAAAAAAATTAAGTGCATCATCTTAGACGACGAACCATTAGCAGTGGATCTCTTAAAAAATTATGCCGATAAGCAGTTACAACTGGAAGTTGTTTTAGCAACAACTGATGTTTTTGAAGTAATCGAACAACTTCAAAAACAAACTGTTGATTTAATTTTTATTGACATTCAAATGCCTGAACTATCCGGAATTCAACTAATGCAAATGTTCAATAAAGATAATTACTTTATAATTACGACTGCTTATGCAGATTATGCCTTAGAAAGTTATGATTATCGTGTAATTGATTATTTACTAAAACCTATCAGTTTTGATAAATTTCATAAATCAATACAAAAATTTACCAATTTTGTGATTTTAGAAACTATGGAAAACAATCATTTATTTGTAAAAGTAGACGGACGGCAAATAAAAATCAATCCAAAAGAGATTATTTTAATAGAAGGTTTAAGTGATTATATTCGAATACATCTGTTAAATGAGCGTTTGATAGTTTTAGATAATTTAAAAGATTTTATCCATAAACTTCCACTAAATGAGTTTATGAGGGTTCATAAATCTTATATTATTCAACTTGATAAAATAAAATCAATTGATGGAAATATGATCTATCATGATCTTGGCACTACTCCTATTGGTGAAACTTATAAGCATAAGATAAAAAAATGGATTGGCAATAAAGAATGA
- a CDS encoding Dph6-related ATP pyrophosphatase → MKKKALFNWSSGKDSALALYKILQQNEYEILTLLTSVNKQFQRISMHGIRVELLEKQAESIGLPLTKMIIPEMPTMEIYDEIMKNTLSEFQKEGITHSIFGDIFLEDLRKYREDKLASVNFKGVFPLWKQNTTTLLQEFLSLGFKTIVVCVNEKYLDKSFVGRIIDENFIKDLPENVDVCGENGEFHTFTFDGPIFSKPIPFEIGEIVYRKYEKPKTTESNTVCNSDDTTPSYGFWYCDLI, encoded by the coding sequence TTGAAAAAGAAAGCACTTTTTAACTGGAGTAGCGGAAAAGATTCTGCCTTAGCCTTATATAAAATATTACAACAAAATGAATATGAAATTCTAACACTATTAACTAGTGTAAATAAGCAATTTCAACGTATTTCAATGCATGGTATTCGTGTTGAACTTTTAGAAAAACAAGCCGAAAGTATTGGACTACCATTAACCAAAATGATAATTCCTGAAATGCCAACTATGGAAATTTATGATGAAATAATGAAAAACACACTTTCAGAATTTCAAAAAGAAGGAATTACTCATTCTATTTTTGGTGATATTTTTCTTGAAGATTTGCGAAAATACAGAGAAGATAAACTTGCTTCTGTAAATTTTAAAGGCGTTTTTCCATTGTGGAAACAAAATACAACAACTCTTTTGCAAGAATTCTTATCTTTAGGTTTCAAAACAATAGTAGTTTGTGTTAATGAAAAATATTTAGATAAAAGTTTTGTTGGAAGAATTATAGATGAAAACTTTATTAAGGATTTACCTGAAAATGTAGATGTTTGTGGAGAAAATGGAGAATTTCATACTTTTACTTTTGATGGACCTATTTTTTCAAAACCAATTCCTTTTGAGATAGGTGAAATTGTTTATAGAAAGTATGAAAAACCAAAAACAACAGAATCAAATACAGTATGCAATAGTGATGATACAACACCTAGTTATGGCTTTTGGTATTGTGATTTAATTTAG
- a CDS encoding M1 family metallopeptidase has product MKHFLICTLLFSLHLFSQQTKKVDFTTCHAIIKPIPEDKSISGRVTYEFKLLKDSDTIKIDAINMDFKDVYLNDKKVNFKNSGKALLLFEGYKKGKNSVSFEYSAKPKQTLYFSGEGEDLQIWTQGQGKYTSHWLPSFDDVNEKVIFNIAIDFNSNYAIYSNGVGINIDRNIYYSMQKPMSSYLVMIAIGKFEKMYESTNSGTILEFVLDRRDIDKFEPTYRYSKQMFEFLEDEIGVKYPWVIYKQIPVRDFLYAGMENTTSTIFSQDFVVDSIGFNDKNYVNVNAHELAHQWFGDLITAKESKHHWLHEGFATYYALLAEKEVFGDDYFYNQLYESAQLLQQASEYDTIPILNEKASSLTFYKKGAWALHVLRTDIGEDNFRKAVKRYLKKYAYKNVDTNDFLKEIKKVSKYNVAQFKEDWLENPKFNFKDALLYLIKNNSVKELIRFNENNNLNQDKLFERFKTILESDVYYTVKREVIYQSQNVSVEEQLDLLRLGLQTNDIKIRQAVAEVLNRIPIEFKPEFETLLQDKSYITREIALFRLWTNFKDDREKLIEMSKNWIGVNYNLKIANLTLQIVGSNDNLDRRQNAITELEEYTKLPFESSVREAALQTFVELGIITDTVIEELINASLHHKWQFVKFGKDNIRKLISSEEIRKQFINIETKLAKNQSDRIKYFLKETE; this is encoded by the coding sequence ATGAAGCACTTTTTAATTTGTACCCTTTTATTCTCATTACATCTTTTTTCTCAACAAACCAAAAAGGTTGATTTTACTACTTGTCATGCTATAATAAAGCCAATTCCTGAAGATAAATCAATTTCAGGAAGAGTTACTTATGAATTTAAGTTGTTAAAAGATAGTGATACTATAAAAATTGATGCTATTAATATGGATTTTAAAGATGTTTATCTAAATGATAAAAAAGTAAATTTTAAAAATTCAGGTAAAGCATTATTGTTGTTTGAAGGATATAAAAAAGGTAAAAACAGTGTTTCGTTTGAGTATTCTGCAAAACCTAAACAAACCTTATACTTTAGTGGAGAAGGAGAAGATTTACAAATTTGGACGCAAGGACAAGGAAAATATACAAGTCATTGGTTACCAAGTTTTGATGATGTAAATGAAAAAGTGATTTTTAATATTGCAATTGATTTTAACTCTAATTATGCAATTTATTCGAATGGAGTAGGAATAAATATAGATAGAAATATTTATTATTCAATGCAAAAACCAATGTCTTCTTATCTTGTGATGATTGCTATTGGAAAATTTGAAAAAATGTATGAAAGCACTAATTCTGGAACGATTTTAGAATTTGTTCTTGATAGAAGAGATATTGACAAATTTGAACCAACTTATCGTTATTCTAAACAAATGTTTGAGTTTTTAGAAGATGAAATAGGAGTGAAGTATCCTTGGGTAATTTATAAACAAATTCCTGTGAGAGATTTTTTATATGCTGGAATGGAAAACACTACTTCTACTATTTTTTCGCAAGATTTTGTAGTAGATTCAATAGGTTTTAATGATAAAAACTATGTAAATGTAAACGCTCATGAATTAGCACATCAATGGTTTGGCGATTTAATAACAGCAAAAGAAAGTAAGCATCATTGGCTACATGAAGGTTTTGCTACTTATTATGCTTTATTAGCTGAAAAAGAAGTTTTTGGAGACGATTATTTCTATAATCAATTGTATGAATCGGCACAATTATTACAACAAGCAAGTGAATATGATACTATTCCTATTTTAAATGAAAAGGCAAGTTCTCTTACTTTTTATAAAAAAGGAGCTTGGGCTTTGCATGTACTGAGAACTGATATAGGAGAGGATAACTTTAGAAAAGCAGTTAAACGCTATTTAAAAAAATACGCATATAAGAATGTCGATACTAATGATTTTTTGAAAGAAATAAAAAAAGTTTCAAAATACAATGTAGCACAATTTAAAGAGGATTGGTTAGAAAATCCAAAATTCAATTTTAAAGATGCTCTTCTTTATTTAATTAAAAATAATTCCGTAAAAGAACTTATTCGTTTTAATGAGAATAATAATTTAAATCAAGATAAATTATTTGAAAGATTTAAAACCATATTAGAATCGGATGTATATTATACGGTTAAGAGAGAAGTTATATATCAATCTCAAAATGTATCAGTAGAAGAACAATTAGATCTATTACGATTAGGATTACAAACCAATGATATAAAAATTCGCCAAGCAGTTGCAGAAGTTTTAAATAGAATTCCTATTGAGTTTAAACCAGAGTTTGAAACTTTATTGCAAGATAAATCTTATATTACAAGAGAAATAGCATTATTTAGACTTTGGACAAACTTTAAAGACGATAGGGAAAAGCTAATTGAAATGTCGAAAAACTGGATTGGAGTTAATTATAATTTAAAAATTGCTAATTTAACACTTCAAATTGTAGGGTCGAATGATAATTTAGATAGAAGACAAAATGCAATCACTGAATTAGAAGAATATACAAAGCTTCCATTTGAATCATCTGTAAGAGAAGCAGCTCTACAAACGTTTGTAGAATTAGGAATCATTACAGATACAGTTATTGAAGAATTAATAAATGCTTCACTACATCATAAATGGCAATTTGTAAAGTTTGGAAAAGACAATATTAGAAAATTAATATCAAGCGAAGAGATAAGAAAACAATTCATTAATATTGAGACAAAGTTGGCTAAAAATCAATCTGATAGAATAAAATATTTTTTAAAAGAAACAGAATAA
- a CDS encoding patatin-like phospholipase family protein: MRALVISGGGSKGAFAGGVTQYLIEDLHKEYDLFMGTSTGSLLVSHLALNKVEKIKEIYTSVNQNSIFSNCPFVIRKRFGEDTIAINHFKVLRNFISGSKTFGESKNLKRLIKQIFTVEEFEELKNGPKEIIVTVSNLSLNTVEYKSINDFDYDDFCDWVWISCNYIPFMSLVRKNGCEYADGGFASMVPIEEAIKRGATHVDAIILHTETSLYNRLPARSPFNLLTNLFSFMMDRIEYQNIKIGKYEAKFKNATINFYYTPTLLTTNSLVFNKGQMKEWWKIGYDYAKSKEIDTQEIPVEE, from the coding sequence ATGCGAGCACTAGTAATATCAGGAGGAGGAAGTAAAGGAGCCTTTGCAGGTGGAGTTACTCAATATTTAATTGAAGATTTACATAAAGAATATGATTTGTTTATGGGAACTTCCACAGGTAGTTTGTTAGTTTCTCATTTAGCATTAAACAAAGTTGAAAAAATAAAAGAAATATATACATCTGTAAATCAGAATAGTATTTTTAGTAATTGCCCTTTTGTAATTAGGAAACGTTTTGGAGAAGATACTATTGCTATAAATCATTTTAAAGTATTACGTAACTTTATAAGTGGATCAAAAACATTTGGAGAAAGTAAAAATTTAAAAAGATTAATCAAACAGATTTTTACTGTTGAAGAATTTGAAGAATTAAAGAATGGTCCAAAAGAAATTATTGTAACCGTTTCAAATTTATCATTAAATACTGTTGAATATAAATCTATTAACGATTTTGATTATGATGATTTTTGCGATTGGGTATGGATTTCATGTAATTATATTCCATTTATGTCATTAGTACGGAAAAATGGTTGCGAATATGCCGATGGAGGATTTGCATCTATGGTTCCAATAGAAGAAGCAATAAAAAGAGGAGCCACTCATGTAGATGCCATAATTTTACATACTGAAACATCATTATATAATAGATTACCAGCAAGAAGTCCTTTTAATTTACTTACAAATCTATTCTCTTTCATGATGGATAGGATTGAATATCAGAATATTAAAATAGGTAAGTATGAAGCTAAATTTAAAAATGCAACGATCAATTTTTATTATACACCTACATTATTAACTACAAATTCATTAGTTTTTAATAAAGGACAAATGAAAGAATGGTGGAAAATTGGGTATGATTATGCAAAAAGTAAAGAAATAGATACTCAAGAAATACCAGTAGAAGAATAA